The Setaria viridis chromosome 2, Setaria_viridis_v4.0, whole genome shotgun sequence DNA window TCAATATTTCGAAAGTGAATTATAAAGTATATTGCTCCTTGGTTTAGGGTACCTCTGAATTATAACTGCGCCGATGGGCATGTGGAAGTTCATCTAGTTTTGGGCACATGCAGTGGTGATGTTTGGGTGTGAGCATAAAGAGGAGTTATTGGAGTCAGGATGTGTAGCACCTCCATGAGCACTACCTCAAACATCCACTTTGATGATAACCTTATAATAGTATATGTGAAGCTTTCTTCAAGAGGTGGATGTTCTGGAACTCGTGAAACATTTTTTAGACCCTTAACACTGTTCAGCTTATTTGGCATCTATAGTCTGCTTTAAGTTGATTCATGATGTTACTACCTCCGtccataaatatatgatgtttaggacaacctagttagttaaaaaatgaactaatttgcttgtcctaaacgtcatatatttatggatggaAGGAGTATAAGCTAGGCAAGTATTTGATTAGTTCTGAATTTGTCGATCTTCCTCTATTGGTTCTCATTTAAACACTCATACGATTCAATCATGTATTTTATTACATTTTCTGGATCTGCCTACCATATGGTTTTTGTTGTGTATTAGAATTAGATCAAATTAACATTTTACTTTAATGTAACCAATAGACCTTTCTGTGATGATGCCGATGGGAACTTGACTGGAGATACTAGTTCGCATTGCTGCCAAAATTCTAATTTATTATCTTTGTGTCATTGTATGACTTAACCTTACATAATCGCTTGCATTACAACTCTCTTATAATATGTTGCATTGTTTTTCCAGGTGCATTGGTGACTGCTGGAGTTCTGACTGCTGGTCTGATCAGTTTCCGATATGGGAACTCTCAACTAGGCCAAAAACTGATGAGGGCGCGTGTTGTTGCCCAAGGTGCAACAGTCGCTCTGATGATTGGCAGCGCTTACTACTACGGTGATCAAATCAAGCTGTTCAAGAAAGGATCTAGCCCATGAACTTCACTGGAGTGGATGTTGCTCCTTTTAGTATATGGAATGTCATATGTACGCTGAAAGTTTACCTGGATCCTGCTGTTTGTCCCTCCTAACATTGGGCTTAACCATGTCATTTTGTCCTGACATGCGATAGCTTGCCAGAATTGGGTATTGGTTCGATCAACAGGCCTGATAATAAATAGTTTGTTTGTTGAATATGCCATGCATTATTTCTTAAAATGATCGTATCATTTTGCTGTTCTTTCTGATCAATCGAAGATGTGACAAATATGATTGCATGATAAACAGCTTGGGTTCATTTAGCCACGAGTCTTTACCATAGATGGAAACAGTTGCTGCGCGCATTTGTGGTTTTCACGATTTGGCCTTGACTAAGTTCTCACATGTGATACGAGTTCAATGACTATGCGCTTGCAAACTGTCTTAACACCCCCCAGATGGTGGCAGCGGGAAATATGAAGCATGGCCAATTAACATATATAACATTGAACACAATAATTCGAGTAAGATAGATGAACTGTGTTGAATTTGGGAGCTAGGAACTTTTGATTCCCGGTCCCACTCATTAGCATCAACATAAGAGTTATCTCGTCAGAAGAGAACCAACAACCAAAATTATGTTTCTGTAAAGACCGTCAGTATATTCCTCAGACGTTGCGGAGGAATATTCCTCAAAGTAATCTAGTTAACACAATCTATCAAAATATTATGAGATCAACAAAAGATGAGCATCTTAGAGGTTAGAACAGAGAACAGTGAATCGATCATCCCCAGCTGCTTTGGCAATTTCTACTCTAGTTTCACTATGACTCTGATGGGCAGTCTCCGATGCAACCAAAAGCGTCCATCTTCTGTGTTAGGTAGGCCATGCCATAGACTGCTTGTATGATACTAAAATTGATACGAGCCTGAACCGGTGAAACATGAGCAGATCCTTACTATCCAGGAATGGTCAGATAAGACAAGATAAACACTTACATTTGAATTTCACCCCTTTTTGTAGCTTTTCATGTCCAGGTTCTGCTTTGAAATTGAAGGTATACAAGCAAGTCTTTGTTTACAACAGTTGCACAAGCCATTGGAGCTCCATCATCCTCTGTAGTACACTTTGATAATCTCAGATAAACAATTTGACGAGAAAAGAGAATCTTACTGCTACAAGAAAAATTAAACACGCAATTAACACCACCGCGGCCAATCAAAATTTCTGTTAGAATAACAGTTAAACACATGATTTGGAGGCTAGCACACATGCTATAGAATTTCACCGATAAGGTTTTGTTTGGTAGAActtcatctgattctgattctctatgggagctgattctctgagagaagtgattctgtagCTGAAAGTAATTCTCTTTGATtatctagcataaactcttaaaattaggatggaaaatcacttcacagaatcaagaGAAATTACTTTTTTCAGCCCCCAGCTTCTTAGTTTATtccagagaatcacttcacagaatcagcagagaatcacttctttTTGAGAAACTGTTTGGCAGAACTCCTGCTGATTCCAGCAGAGAATCAGCTAtggaagctctaccaaacacaACCTAACTTTTACAAGATTCTGCACTTTGTACAAAACACAAATCAGGCAGGTAGCGCCTTCTTTGATCTTGTCGAAACTTAAGTGTGAAGATGGATATCAGTGTATCAGTTACATTATAAACCAGACCCCTGGGTATaaatacatactccctccatcccaaattgtagttTTGGCTTTtcacataataatatctatgaacttagaaaaatcaaaataatctaCAATGTGAAACGGAGTATAAAAAAAAACCTGCTCCATTACGAGCACATACTTTGGAAATTGCTATACTGACTATACACGGCGCTGTTAATAACAAAAACCAATTCCAGTGAACCCTCTCATCAAGCTACCATTTCTCCAGTAAAAATCCAGAAAACAGTCAGCAGTTAAATTATCACCCAAGGCTTTAAGAGCTGAATCACCTAACCCGTTCGTTAAGCGATGCAAGTCTGCACTGGGATGCTTAAAATGAAGATGCAGACCCTCCAACCAAGAAATACCGTCTGTCCCTTGTCCCACCACAGGACACAGACATCATGTTCTCAATTCTCAAAAGCCTCTCGTTCCTTTTCCTTGCAAAAAGTAACCACTCAGCAGGTTTTCTGTTTTCAAACAACAGTGAAATGGCAGTTCCGCTTGggcagtactccctccgtcccaaattactattcattttagcttttttagtgcatagcttttgctatgcacctagatatatgttatatctagatacgtagcaaaatgcatgtacctagaaaagccaaaacgaatagtaatttgggacagagggagtagcatttTCTGTATGGGTGTGACTGTGAAATGCAAATTACAACACCCAGGATACTTCAAACTAAATCATCCAAAAGGTGAAGTCCTCATTGAACAACATTAGCTGGTTTCCAAAATACCAAATAGTCTCCGAGCTTCTTCCAAAGGATCTACTGGAAAAACTTCTTTTATCCATAGCATCTGCATGTTCCGTACTGGGAAATCAGGGAGTTCTACATTGAACCCATTCAAATCATCTGGGTTTATAACTGATGCTATAACATTCTGCAAAATGTAAAGTTCATCAAACAGGATACCTTCTAAGAATTCAAGTATATTACTGATACGTTTAATGTATGACCAACCACTGCAGCAAATTTCTAAGTCTTGGGACTACAAAAGATAAGTAAAGCCGTATATCTCATGAGACACATAAATGAATACATACTGTCATATGGCACAAATGCACAAAACACACGACTAATGACACAAACAACACATTTGATTGTGACAGAACAATTCACATCCTAGTATAATAAAAATGAGTTTCATCAATCCAATAAATCGTCTTTCAGAATCATATGTAAACATACATTTTCTTAGCTCGAATGCTGTATAATGTCCTAGATAATTGATCCAAACTGAAAATGCTTTGACAATTAATGGATAGATAAACTCACCAGAGTTCCGTTCCAACAAGCATTAAGGATAATAAATTTCAGAAGTTTGTCTTCGAAGCGACTTAAGACTTTATGCAAAACAGAAGATGCATCCAAGTCTCGGCAGGAGAAATCAGGAGGAATTCCACAGTTTTTAACAATAACACATGTGTGCCTCTTCAACAATTTTTCTAGGCAGTAACCAACAGTATGCTGTAATTTGGTGCTGTCTCCACCTTTTGAAAGCTTTAAATTAACAGAAGCATCCAGATGTGCAACTTCCTGCAGTCTTAGCAACAATTCAGCCCTTGCATCATCAGCCCAGCAACAGCAAAGGGATGATCCATCATCTGCTAAAAGCATAGGAAATACAATATGATTAATACATGTGCTCCATACAAATCAGAAAAGTAAACACCCCCGTGTATCACTGGAattattttgaattttgatcTAGAATTGTGTATGATGCATGTTACTGTGTTGCCTAAAATGAAGAGTTGCAGCATCTCTTACCAAGAATAAAACCAGCTAACCTGACTTTTACATTTGGTATTTTACCATGGTTAATCGATTTATCCAATACCAGCTTAAGAACAGTTGCCACCTGGAACAAAGGTGAAGACATCAAATGATAGATTTAAAGTAGATGCCTGGAAGGAGTAGAGCAAAAGATAAATTGAGCTTGACATCAAAGAAGACATCTCAACAACATTAAGCTGTTGTGAAAGGATCAGGGAAGATTAAAACAGAGTACATCTGTAACCTACACATGAGCCAAATATAAGCAGAAAAGAACCTACCCTGCAGTCAAATTGCATGTGCTTATTCTCTGCAAAATGCTTCCGACGAAAGAAAAAACACCGCGAAACTGTGCTAAGTAAACAGTCCTTTATGCGATAAGACTTGAGTGGTGAAATAACACTTTCCTCAGTCAGGTCAGTATGGCTGATAGAGGTAACTTCAATGTATGTAACAGGAGTTAACAATAATTCATGCCTGCAGCAAGAAAACAGAGGATTTAGGAACCGAGCACACAAAATACAACTTCGTATTTACATAATGAAACTAAATATTAATCTGAAGCTTAGGTTTAAACATTAAACTTGACAttacaaaaaaaagaacatgatCCCAAGCAATTTGCAGGATAAATTATCCTAGTTTGTTAACTTTCCCGAGTATTGACATCAGTAATCTTAAATTTAGGATGCAGTAATACACTAAGCTGATTTACATTTCTATGCAGTATGAGATAACAGCCATTATGGTCCTTGAACTATGGACAAAGGGTCAAACTGATCCAGGGGCGAAGCCAGCCTCATGGTTCACCAGTGTCAGCATTGTTTTCTACCGGTGTCATGATGTTGTAAACAATATTTGAACAGTATTTTGCACTAAATTTTCTAAAATCCGTCGGTGTCAGCTGACACCGACAGCAACCTGAAGCTATGCCCCTGAACTGATCCTCAAATTTAAAAAGGTCTGATCTAAATCTTCAGGTTTACAATTTTTGGGCCAAATTATGACCCAAAGTCCCAACCACTTGACCAGGGGTGGGCCCAGGATTTTGacaatgggtattcaaaatttcaTATGGTAGAAAAAGCTTAGGTTATAGATTCATTTATAGACGAAGTAAAAATCTCTGGCTCAGGTTATCTCTTCTTTGCCGCTGAATAAGAGGAGAGATTGGAAAGCCTATTTTGTGGTGCTTTGTTTTTAGTTTTTGAATACATATACATATTATAGACTACTTATGCAAAGTTTTTTGttaaaaataatgggtattcattTGAATACCCCTGAATCACAATAGGCCACGTGGGGTGCTGGCTCAACACCTAATCATCCACCCTCATATTTTACTTTCTCACCAAGGTTCTTAAGCTGTAGCCTAGACAGCAAGATATAACTAGGTCGCACCTAACATCTTATTGGCGCACCTAAGTTGCTACAGGACAACTGCCTTAAGAACCTTGTTCTCACAAATTGAAACAAACCAAAtaatcccttcttcaagggTTGAGTGCTTATCATGGTCAACCCAAGCACTTCACCTCACTGCCCGTTTGCTCATCTAATATCTTTCTTATCACAATTTCAGTAATGTGTATTACGTTGAAAACCATATACAATGGGAGGCAATGGGTGAGGGCAGTATGGTCTTGTCATGGGGTACGACCGTATGAGTCAACCAAAGAGGAATGGAGATTAAGTGCTGAGTAGTGTTCCATACTTCCAAGTGGTGTAACAAGTAAGCAGAGTCTCTTCATAGGCTATGAGTCACCCAAAGAGGAGAGGTCATGATTATTAGATCCTGAGGAGCGCTCCTTGTGGTGCAACAAGCCGATGTGTCAATTTGCCCAAATGCAGACTTAGGGCCTATTTGGATGGGAATCTTACAGCTCATCCATGTGGATGGACTGGGTATTTAGTTCAACAATCTGGTCCATCCATACAGATAGTCCAGGATGAGGCCCCTTATTGGACTAGATTGGTCCTTTAGGGATGAGGTTACACATTTTACCTGTTACTGTTTGGGGCAGATCTAATACTTTTTTACACAGCATAAGTATTTGCCCTCACACTAGCTGCATAACAAACCATACAGCATTTCTTACACCTTATTATTTACCTCTACAAAGAAAACTAAGTATGTACTCAGTTCATGCTTAGGGAGTGCCCATACGTACATGGACAATGCAAGTTATTTTATTAGGATTGGAAAAGCAACTCATCCGATTCAAGGTTCCATTTCTACGAAGCAAGCGTCAGACATC harbors:
- the LOC117843660 gene encoding RING-H2 finger protein ATL48 — its product is MEKSSGAAAGGTAPPSPFQMEDFQLEGKKPVKNPFVPIGALVTAGVLTAGLISFRYGNSQLGQKLMRARVVAQGATVALMIGSAYYYGDQIKLFKKGSSP